The following nucleotide sequence is from Cellvibrio sp. PSBB006.
GCTGTTCAATCCGGCAATAAAGCCATTGAAGCCAATGTTTTGCAGGAAGCTGGCGAGGTGCGGCTCGCTCAGGTAGTTCTGGAAATAATAAATATACATACCGCCTTTCAGCGGCAGGGTAACAAACACCAGCACTGTGACAATCAACATCACCAGCCAGGGCAGGTTTCTGACCAGGTCTGACACATCCTGGCCCACGGTATTGCGCGATTCCACCACCGGCAAAACCCGCTCGCGCGTGGTAAGAAAGGTGATGAGGAAAAAGATCGTGCCGGTAATGGAGAAAAACAGCATCGCCTTTTCAAACCCCAGCGCTTTATCGCCGCCACCGAGGATCAACACCAGGGGCAGCAGCAGCACCTGGATAATGAACTGCGCCACCATCACCGCCACAAAGCGGTAGGACGACAGGCTGTTGCGATCCGCCATGCTGCCGGTCAGCACACCACTCAGGGCGGAGTACGGCAGGTTGTTGGCGGCATAGATCAGGAGCAAGAGGATGTACGTGGCATAGGCATAGGCCACCTTGCCGCCCTCGCTGAAGTTGGGCGTGCTGAACGCCAACAAGGCCAGACCACCAAAGGGAATAGCGGTCCACAACACCCAGGGGCGGAATTTACCCCAGCGGGTCGAGGTGCGGTCAGCAATAATCCCCATTACCGGCGTAAACAAGGCACCGACAATACCGCCGATCGCGGTAATCCCGGCCGCCTGTGCCGGCGGAATGCCGTACACATCGGTGTAGAAGAAGGCAATAAAGGTAACCAGGGTTTGGAAGATCAGGTTGGCTGCCAGGTCGCCCAGGCTATAACCAATCTTTTCCGTCACGGACAGTCTTTGCGAGTTGGTATTCATAGATCAATTTTCTTATTTATTGTGTTACTGGAGTATTTATCATCCGGGATGTTGGTAAGGGCAAAACCCACTTATAGTCTAGATGACAAACATACCCTTAAATGTACTGAAATGCCAGTGGCGGTGATAACAGCATGGGGTTTTATTCACACCTGAACAGTCAGCGGCATTGTTGATAAATCGGGTCAACGCTCAATCTTATAGACCATATCAATGCTCTGCGCCTCGCCCGATGTCGCTTCCAGACGTAACCGGTCGGTCATCTGGTACTCCATCTCCACGCTGAATGCCTGATCGAACAGGCCGACTACGTAGCGCACGAACAAGCGTGGGCTAAGGTATTTGCCCACCGACAGCGAGCTTTGCTCCAGACCGTCGTCAGAGCGGATAGTGAGCTCATCGACGTGGAGGGTACGCGCAATCTCTTCCTGGATGCCCGGCCCGCTGCTCATCCCCAACCCGCTGACGGCACTGAGCAACATATAGGCATCGGCCGCAGAGGCTTCCGACAGCGGCTTACCGGTGAGCAGGATTGCCATACTTTGGCTTTCCGATAAACCATCGCCGGGAATAATCTGGCTGCTGGGTTGTTGCAGGGTGCCGCCAATCTCCAGGCTGACTTCGTATTCCGGCGTTTCACGCACGGCGCGAATATCCAGGCCGGGGTTATCGTAAGGCCCCTGGAATAACAGCCGCCCGCGCTCAATCTCAAGCTCCTGACCGTAAGCCTTGTA
It contains:
- a CDS encoding MFS transporter; its protein translation is MNTNSQRLSVTEKIGYSLGDLAANLIFQTLVTFIAFFYTDVYGIPPAQAAGITAIGGIVGALFTPVMGIIADRTSTRWGKFRPWVLWTAIPFGGLALLAFSTPNFSEGGKVAYAYATYILLLLIYAANNLPYSALSGVLTGSMADRNSLSSYRFVAVMVAQFIIQVLLLPLVLILGGGDKALGFEKAMLFFSITGTIFFLITFLTTRERVLPVVESRNTVGQDVSDLVRNLPWLVMLIVTVLVFVTLPLKGGMYIYYFQNYLSEPHLASFLQNIGFNGFIAGLNSLLTSLGLTEFAWPEDAPTSAFSLFNACGIIMMIIGIGFSKRLADKFGKRNVFGVALFISTIFIAIFYFFPPDSIGIIFISQILHGFFYGITIPLLWAMIADVADYSEWKNNRRATAIVFSAMILGLKGGLTIGSSLVSGILAMYGYNASLAEQAPETIGGIQMAVSIYASLPFFLAAGCMFFYAINKPLELKIEADLAARRLAGAKTL